The proteins below come from a single Parazoarcus communis genomic window:
- the ccmD gene encoding heme exporter protein CcmD — protein sequence MQWESWSAFWDMGGAGFFVWGSYGVTFAVIGLELVLVLQRRKETVKRLLRWRRAVGKDGSGRAGARMES from the coding sequence ATGCAGTGGGAGTCGTGGTCTGCATTCTGGGACATGGGTGGCGCAGGCTTTTTCGTCTGGGGCAGCTATGGCGTGACATTTGCCGTGATCGGGCTGGAACTTGTATTGGTGTTGCAGCGTCGGAAGGAGACCGTGAAGCGGCTGTTGCGCTGGCGCCGCGCGGTGGGCAAAGATGGATCGGGGCGCGCTGGCGCCCGCATGGAGTCTTGA
- the ccmB gene encoding heme exporter protein CcmB — protein MLSTFFAVLRRDLLLAWRGRADVMVTLAFFVIVVCLFPFGVGAEPNLLRAIAPGVLWVAALLACLLSLHRLFAQDYADGTLEQLLLSSEPAVLWVLAKVLAFWLTTGLPVVVVAPGLALLLDLEQGALPVLVLSLALGTPILALLGAVGAALTLGVRGGGMLLALLILPLFVPVLIFGAGAVEAEASGTGAVAHLLLLGGGLAGALALAPLACAASLRISTE, from the coding sequence GTGCTGAGCACCTTTTTTGCCGTTCTGCGCCGCGACCTGTTGCTGGCCTGGCGGGGCCGGGCCGACGTCATGGTGACGCTGGCCTTCTTCGTCATCGTGGTGTGCCTCTTCCCGTTTGGCGTCGGCGCCGAGCCCAACCTGTTGCGGGCGATTGCACCGGGTGTGCTGTGGGTGGCTGCCTTGCTCGCCTGCCTGCTGTCGCTGCACCGCCTGTTTGCGCAGGACTACGCAGACGGAACTTTGGAGCAATTGCTTCTGTCCAGTGAGCCGGCGGTGCTGTGGGTGCTGGCGAAGGTGCTGGCGTTCTGGCTCACCACCGGTCTGCCCGTCGTGGTGGTGGCACCCGGCCTGGCGCTGTTACTTGACCTTGAGCAAGGCGCCTTGCCGGTGCTGGTCTTAAGTTTGGCGCTGGGTACGCCGATCCTCGCCTTGCTGGGCGCGGTCGGTGCAGCGCTGACACTGGGTGTTCGGGGTGGCGGCATGTTGCTGGCACTGCTGATCCTGCCGCTGTTCGTGCCGGTGCTGATTTTCGGTGCCGGTGCGGTGGAGGCCGAGGCTTCCGGTACGGGCGCTGTGGCGCATCTGCTGCTGCTCGGCGGCGGGCTTGCCGGGGCCCTCGCTCTGGCACCGCTGGCGTGCGCTGCATCCTTGCGCATTTCGACTGAATGA
- the ccmE gene encoding cytochrome c maturation protein CcmE: MKPRSKRMMLVGGGVALLVAAVALVLSAFQQNLVFFHTPTDVMEGKAPTGKTFRIGGLVEDGSLQREADGLTVRFAITDTAKVIPVTYKGTLPDLFKEGKGAVIQGSLGADGQFRATEVLAKHDENYMPPEAAHAVEEAQKTAATVSQ, from the coding sequence ATGAAACCCCGTAGCAAACGCATGATGCTGGTCGGTGGTGGCGTGGCGCTGCTCGTTGCAGCCGTGGCGCTGGTGTTGTCCGCTTTTCAGCAGAACCTGGTGTTCTTTCACACGCCGACCGACGTCATGGAGGGCAAGGCGCCCACCGGCAAGACCTTCCGCATTGGCGGCCTGGTCGAGGACGGATCGCTGCAGCGCGAAGCCGACGGGCTCACCGTCCGCTTTGCCATTACCGATACCGCCAAGGTGATCCCGGTCACCTACAAGGGCACGCTCCCCGACCTGTTCAAGGAAGGCAAGGGTGCCGTGATCCAGGGCTCGCTCGGCGCGGACGGTCAGTTCCGCGCCACCGAAGTGCTGGCCAAGCACGACGAGAACTACATGCCGCCCGAAGCCGCGCACGCGGTTGAAGAGGCACAGAAAACCGCCGCGACGGTGAGCCAATGA
- the ccmI gene encoding c-type cytochrome biogenesis protein CcmI, producing the protein MITFLIVAGLLVAGALLMVVPPLLGRGRDASVTPAAADAEQAATAMLVLREQLADLDAERAAGGVDDATYARSRDELERRALDEGKVMAPGASARPARVWAVLVGLGVPVMAAMIYLSVGTPDALDPQKVAGQQTFSPEQIREMVGTLEARLEKEPDNVEGWAMLARSWLVLEDYPEASKAYARLAELIPDNADVVADWADVVATKNGSIVGEAEALVARALEIDPNHVKSLALAGTAAYQRGDFAAAATLWERILSRVPPGQEIEGQLRDSINDARGRAGMPALAASAGQQMPPVQAVANGEGAADSVLKIAGRLDVAPALRDQVLADDTVFVFVRGGAGGPPIAALRFKGSELPLDFTFDGVPRMSGNAPLPEKLALAVRVSKSGDVMAKPGDLEGRIDGLSADASGVALTIEKVRE; encoded by the coding sequence GTGATCACCTTCCTGATTGTCGCCGGCCTGTTGGTGGCCGGCGCCTTGCTCATGGTCGTCCCGCCATTGCTCGGGCGCGGTCGTGACGCTTCCGTTACGCCGGCTGCGGCCGATGCCGAGCAGGCCGCGACGGCCATGCTGGTGCTGCGTGAGCAGCTCGCTGATCTTGATGCCGAACGGGCTGCAGGCGGAGTCGACGACGCTACCTATGCGCGCAGCCGCGATGAACTCGAACGCCGTGCGCTGGACGAGGGCAAGGTCATGGCGCCCGGCGCCAGCGCCCGCCCCGCCCGCGTGTGGGCGGTGCTGGTGGGACTCGGTGTGCCGGTGATGGCGGCGATGATCTATCTCTCGGTCGGCACGCCGGACGCGCTCGACCCGCAGAAGGTCGCCGGGCAGCAGACCTTCTCGCCCGAACAGATCAGGGAGATGGTCGGCACGCTCGAGGCCCGTCTGGAGAAGGAGCCCGACAACGTCGAAGGCTGGGCGATGCTCGCCCGCTCCTGGCTGGTGCTGGAGGACTACCCTGAAGCGTCGAAGGCCTACGCACGACTCGCAGAGCTGATTCCGGACAATGCCGATGTGGTTGCCGACTGGGCCGATGTCGTTGCAACCAAGAACGGCAGCATCGTCGGCGAGGCGGAGGCACTGGTCGCGCGTGCGCTCGAGATCGACCCCAATCACGTCAAGTCGCTCGCGCTCGCCGGTACCGCCGCCTATCAACGGGGCGACTTCGCGGCTGCAGCAACACTGTGGGAGCGCATTCTGTCGCGGGTGCCGCCCGGGCAGGAGATCGAAGGCCAGTTGCGTGACAGCATCAACGACGCGCGCGGGAGGGCAGGAATGCCGGCGCTGGCCGCCTCGGCTGGGCAGCAGATGCCGCCTGTACAGGCTGTGGCGAACGGTGAGGGCGCTGCGGACAGCGTACTGAAGATTGCCGGCCGGCTCGATGTTGCCCCCGCGCTGCGCGATCAGGTGCTGGCGGACGACACGGTGTTCGTGTTCGTGCGTGGCGGCGCGGGTGGTCCGCCGATTGCCGCGCTGCGCTTCAAGGGCAGCGAACTGCCGCTCGACTTCACTTTCGACGGTGTTCCCCGCATGTCGGGCAATGCCCCCCTGCCTGAAAAGCTGGCGCTGGCGGTACGGGTGTCCAAATCGGGCGACGTGATGGCCAAGCCGGGCGATCTCGAAGGACGGATCGACGGCCTGTCAGCCGACGCCAGCGGCGTGGCGCTGACCATCGAGAAGGTGCGCGAGTAA
- the alr gene encoding alanine racemase, protein MRPARALIDLEALRHNYRLARSRHGGRAFAVVKANAYGHGAVQCAHALAAEADGFAVAFLDEALQLRAAGITHPILLLEGVFDASELDEVVRHELWTVVHHDLQIEMIASRDLAAPLHVWLKVNSGMNRAGFLPDGVRRAWQRLNDTGKVSDIALMTHFARADEPDVITTAEQIAAFDAGTRDLPGLRSLANSSAILGWPDAHRDWGRPGILLYGADPMPEENHGLLPVMTLESQIMAVRDIPAGAALGYGGRFVAEVPTRVGLVAMGYADGYPRSAPEGTPVAVDGKLTRLIGRVSMDMMTVDLTDLPDAGIGSRVELWGRQISINRIAAGVGTISYELLCNVKRVRFEYLG, encoded by the coding sequence ATGCGTCCCGCCCGTGCCCTGATTGACCTCGAAGCCCTTCGTCACAACTACCGGCTTGCACGATCACGACATGGCGGACGGGCCTTCGCCGTGGTCAAGGCCAATGCCTATGGGCATGGCGCAGTCCAATGCGCACATGCGCTGGCCGCCGAGGCAGACGGTTTTGCCGTCGCCTTTCTGGACGAGGCGCTGCAACTGCGTGCAGCCGGCATCACCCATCCGATTCTGCTCCTCGAAGGCGTTTTCGACGCTTCCGAACTCGACGAGGTCGTGCGTCACGAACTGTGGACGGTCGTGCACCACGACCTGCAGATCGAGATGATCGCGTCCCGGGACCTGGCCGCACCGCTGCACGTCTGGCTCAAGGTCAACTCCGGCATGAACCGCGCCGGCTTCCTGCCCGACGGGGTCCGCAGGGCCTGGCAACGCCTGAACGACACGGGCAAGGTCTCCGACATCGCGCTGATGACGCACTTCGCGCGGGCGGACGAGCCCGATGTCATCACCACGGCGGAGCAGATCGCCGCATTCGACGCTGGCACCCGCGACCTGCCCGGGCTGCGCAGCCTGGCCAACTCCAGTGCCATCCTCGGATGGCCGGACGCGCACCGTGACTGGGGCCGCCCCGGCATCCTGCTCTATGGCGCCGATCCGATGCCAGAGGAAAACCACGGGTTGCTTCCGGTGATGACGCTGGAGAGCCAGATCATGGCGGTGCGCGACATTCCCGCGGGCGCAGCGCTGGGCTACGGCGGCCGCTTCGTCGCCGAGGTGCCGACACGTGTCGGCCTGGTGGCCATGGGTTACGCCGATGGCTATCCACGCAGCGCGCCCGAAGGGACGCCGGTGGCAGTGGATGGAAAGCTCACCCGCCTGATCGGCCGGGTCTCGATGGACATGATGACGGTGGATCTGACCGACCTGCCCGACGCAGGCATTGGCAGCCGGGTCGAGCTCTGGGGCCGTCAGATATCGATCAACCGCATCGCGGCGGGTGTCGGCACGATTTCCTACGAATTGCTGTGCAACGTGAAGCGGGTCCGCTTCGAATACCTCGGCTAA
- the ccmA gene encoding cytochrome c biogenesis heme-transporting ATPase CcmA: MLEADNLACLKGDRLLFRGLALRLAAGELLRIAGPNGVGKTSLLRLVSGLALAEAGEVRWKGTAIGRDREAFHRDLLYLGHAPALNDMLTPLENLQFAIAASGDDADAETCMQALVRIGLANQLDLPARVLSQGQRRRVGLARLFLSGRRPLWVLDEPFTALDVGAVEDLAGTLSDHCTSGGMVMLTTHQDAPFAVPPKVLDVGAFAC; encoded by the coding sequence ATGCTCGAAGCCGACAATCTTGCCTGCCTGAAAGGCGACCGCCTGCTGTTTCGTGGCCTCGCCCTGCGCCTGGCGGCGGGTGAGCTGCTGCGGATTGCCGGCCCTAACGGGGTGGGCAAGACCAGCCTGTTGCGTCTCGTCTCCGGGCTCGCGCTGGCCGAGGCGGGAGAAGTGCGCTGGAAGGGGACGGCCATCGGCCGCGACCGCGAGGCATTTCATCGCGACCTGCTCTACCTTGGTCATGCGCCTGCACTCAACGACATGCTCACCCCGCTTGAGAACCTGCAGTTCGCAATTGCGGCCTCGGGCGACGATGCCGACGCCGAAACCTGCATGCAGGCGCTGGTGCGCATCGGCCTTGCCAACCAGCTCGATCTGCCTGCGCGGGTGCTTTCCCAGGGACAGCGCCGCAGGGTGGGGCTGGCACGCCTGTTTCTGTCGGGACGGCGGCCCCTGTGGGTGCTGGACGAACCGTTTACCGCGCTGGATGTGGGTGCCGTCGAGGACCTGGCGGGCACGCTGTCGGATCATTGCACGTCCGGCGGCATGGTGATGCTTACGACGCACCAGGACGCACCGTTTGCGGTGCCGCCAAAAGTGCTCGATGTCGGGGCGTTTGCGTGCTGA
- a CDS encoding NapC/NirT family cytochrome c codes for MTEKKGMRQRLRNAGWGAIVLLFAAGIVFWGGFNWALEMTNTEKFCISCHEMEDNVFQEYRNTIHYQNRTGVRATCPDCHVPKEWGPKMIRKIKASREVYGKIMGTINTREKFQDERLRLAQNEWRRMKANNSQECRNCHNYEYFDYSVQGRRSNQMHQAGLAEGKTCIDCHKGIAHSLPAVDQSIGADHGGVAPEVFHPTAPKAE; via the coding sequence ATGACTGAAAAAAAGGGAATGCGGCAGAGGCTGCGTAACGCCGGCTGGGGCGCCATCGTGCTGCTCTTTGCTGCCGGCATCGTGTTCTGGGGCGGCTTCAACTGGGCCTTGGAAATGACCAACACGGAGAAGTTCTGCATTTCGTGCCACGAGATGGAGGACAACGTGTTTCAGGAGTATCGCAACACGATCCACTACCAGAACCGCACCGGCGTGCGTGCGACCTGCCCGGACTGCCATGTGCCCAAGGAGTGGGGGCCGAAGATGATCCGCAAGATCAAGGCGTCAAGGGAGGTCTATGGAAAGATCATGGGTACGATCAATACCCGCGAGAAGTTCCAGGACGAGCGGCTGCGTCTGGCACAGAACGAGTGGCGGCGGATGAAGGCCAACAACTCGCAGGAATGCCGTAACTGCCATAACTACGAGTACTTCGATTACTCGGTTCAGGGCCGGCGCTCCAACCAGATGCACCAGGCCGGGCTGGCCGAGGGCAAGACCTGCATCGACTGCCACAAGGGCATTGCCCACTCCCTGCCTGCAGTGGATCAGAGCATCGGCGCCGATCATGGCGGAGTCGCCCCCGAGGTCTTCCACCCCACGGCACCGAAGGCTGAATAA
- a CDS encoding DsbE family thiol:disulfide interchange protein, giving the protein MKAKFLVPLFLFLLLIGFLGFGLTLNPREVPSPLIDKPAPAFRLARLDQPEQTFGLDEMKGQVWLLNVWASWCVACRQEHPVLVELSRRGVVPIVGLNYKEVRGDGEIDARGMALEVETGQAIERARGWLSRHGNPYQLSVMDIDGRVGIDFGVYGVPETFLIDQQGRIRFKQIGPVTPENLKNVLMPKIEELQRAG; this is encoded by the coding sequence ATGAAAGCCAAGTTCCTTGTTCCCCTGTTTCTGTTTCTGCTGTTGATCGGATTTCTCGGCTTCGGCCTTACCCTCAACCCACGTGAAGTGCCGTCGCCGCTGATCGACAAGCCGGCGCCGGCGTTCCGGCTCGCACGCCTTGATCAGCCCGAGCAGACCTTTGGTCTCGACGAGATGAAGGGCCAGGTGTGGTTGCTCAACGTATGGGCATCGTGGTGTGTGGCCTGTCGTCAGGAGCACCCGGTGCTGGTCGAGCTTTCCCGCCGCGGCGTGGTGCCCATCGTCGGCCTCAACTACAAGGAAGTGCGTGGCGATGGCGAAATCGACGCCCGCGGCATGGCGCTCGAGGTCGAGACCGGGCAGGCGATCGAGCGCGCGCGTGGCTGGCTGAGCCGTCACGGGAATCCCTATCAGTTGTCGGTGATGGATATCGACGGCAGGGTGGGGATCGATTTCGGCGTCTATGGCGTGCCTGAAACCTTCCTCATCGACCAACAGGGCCGCATCCGCTTCAAGCAGATCGGGCCGGTCACGCCTGAGAATCTGAAAAACGTGCTGATGCCCAAGATCGAGGAGTTGCAGCGTGCAGGCTGA
- a CDS encoding cytochrome c-type biogenesis protein encodes MVCAFGSGAMVHAAEPGTATPVVANQALEDEVLELSHKLRCLVCQNQSIAESNAPLAIDLRNQVREQLESGKSKDDVIDYLVERYGDFVLYEPPFKASTMLLWGGPAALLIGGAGWLALRLRRRQAEAAAQEHLSTAERDRARALLAGDTPVTADIPSAEEPRS; translated from the coding sequence ATGGTGTGTGCGTTTGGCAGCGGCGCAATGGTTCATGCCGCCGAGCCAGGCACTGCCACGCCGGTGGTGGCCAATCAGGCGCTCGAGGATGAAGTCCTGGAGCTCTCTCACAAGCTGCGCTGCCTTGTGTGCCAGAACCAGTCGATTGCCGAATCGAACGCGCCCCTGGCGATCGATTTGCGCAATCAGGTGCGTGAGCAGCTCGAAAGCGGCAAGAGCAAGGATGACGTGATCGACTACCTGGTCGAGCGCTACGGTGACTTCGTGCTCTACGAGCCGCCGTTCAAGGCCAGCACGATGCTGCTGTGGGGTGGCCCCGCTGCGCTGCTGATCGGCGGCGCGGGCTGGCTTGCGTTGCGTCTGCGCCGGCGTCAGGCCGAAGCTGCCGCTCAGGAACACCTTTCCACCGCGGAGCGCGATCGTGCCCGCGCACTGCTTGCGGGCGATACGCCCGTAACCGCAGACATCCCGTCTGCCGAGGAGCCCCGTTCGTGA
- a CDS encoding heme lyase CcmF/NrfE family subunit: protein MIPELGHFALVMALVLALVQAVVPLVGASRNNPSMMAVARPAAQGQFVFVVFAFACLTWAFINSDFSVRLAAVNSNSDTPLMYKITGVWGNHEGSLLLWAMSLSLWTVAVSVFSRSVPQPFLARVIGVLGCVSVGFIAFMLVTSNPFDRLLPGAAEGRDLNPLLQDPGMIIHPPLLYMGYVGFSVAFAFAIAALLTGRLDAAWARWSRPWTIAAWVFLTAGIMVGSAWAYYELGWGGWWFWDPVENASFMPWLLGTALIHSLAVTEKRGAFRSWTVLLAIGAFSLSLLGTFLVRSGVITSVHAFATDPARGMFILGLLVLVIGVSLLLYAWRAPRLTGGGSFGLVSRETTLLGNNVLLAVVSASVLLGTLYPLFLDALNMGKISVGPPYFEAVFVPLMTPVVVLMMFAPFLRWKNDKVDAVARRLAPAGVASILIGVGGAFAIGHPTWRTMLGLTLAAWVVLASFQLLASRLRERAGATMSSRLSTIPAAWWGMWTAHFGIGIFIIGVTLVSSIDANLDLRMKEGDRADFAGYSFNFKGVERIAGPNYDASRATIELSKDGKLVDLLTPEKRVYRAMGMPMTEASLNIGPFRDIYASLGEQLPEGDWIVSLHRKPFISWIWAGCILMALGGIFAAADRRYRRLAERSAPKGAAQQAI from the coding sequence ATGATCCCCGAACTCGGTCACTTTGCCCTTGTCATGGCGCTGGTCCTCGCGCTGGTGCAGGCCGTTGTGCCGCTCGTTGGCGCGTCGCGCAACAATCCGTCCATGATGGCCGTTGCCCGGCCTGCGGCGCAGGGGCAGTTCGTCTTCGTGGTGTTTGCCTTTGCCTGCCTGACCTGGGCTTTCATCAACAGCGATTTCTCGGTTCGACTGGCTGCGGTCAACTCGAACAGCGATACGCCGCTGATGTACAAGATCACCGGCGTGTGGGGCAACCATGAGGGCTCGCTGTTGCTGTGGGCGATGTCGCTGTCGCTATGGACGGTGGCGGTCAGCGTGTTTTCGCGCAGCGTGCCACAGCCGTTTCTGGCGCGGGTCATCGGTGTGCTGGGCTGTGTCAGCGTCGGCTTCATCGCCTTCATGCTGGTGACGTCCAACCCCTTCGACCGCCTGCTGCCGGGTGCGGCGGAGGGGCGTGACCTGAATCCGCTGCTGCAGGATCCGGGCATGATCATTCACCCGCCGCTGCTGTACATGGGCTATGTCGGATTTTCCGTCGCGTTCGCGTTCGCCATTGCGGCACTGCTGACCGGACGCCTGGATGCGGCATGGGCGCGCTGGTCGCGGCCATGGACGATTGCCGCCTGGGTCTTCCTCACCGCCGGCATCATGGTGGGTTCGGCCTGGGCGTATTACGAACTGGGCTGGGGCGGCTGGTGGTTCTGGGATCCGGTGGAAAACGCCTCGTTCATGCCATGGTTGCTGGGAACCGCGCTGATTCATTCGCTCGCGGTGACTGAAAAGCGCGGTGCGTTCCGCAGCTGGACGGTGTTGCTGGCCATCGGCGCATTTTCGCTGTCGCTGCTCGGTACCTTCCTCGTGCGCTCCGGTGTGATCACCAGCGTGCACGCCTTCGCCACCGATCCTGCGCGTGGCATGTTCATTCTCGGTCTGCTGGTGCTGGTGATCGGGGTGTCGCTGCTGCTGTACGCGTGGCGTGCGCCGCGTCTTACCGGTGGCGGCAGCTTCGGCCTCGTTTCGCGCGAAACCACGCTGCTGGGCAATAACGTGCTGTTGGCGGTGGTGTCGGCATCGGTGCTGCTGGGTACGCTGTATCCGCTTTTCCTCGATGCGCTCAACATGGGCAAGATCTCGGTCGGCCCGCCGTACTTTGAGGCGGTTTTCGTGCCGCTGATGACGCCGGTCGTGGTGCTGATGATGTTCGCGCCCTTCCTGCGCTGGAAGAACGACAAAGTGGATGCGGTTGCAAGGCGTCTGGCCCCGGCCGGCGTTGCCAGCATCCTCATTGGCGTGGGCGGGGCATTCGCGATCGGTCATCCGACCTGGCGCACGATGCTTGGGCTCACCCTTGCGGCATGGGTCGTGCTGGCGAGCTTCCAGTTGCTTGCCAGTCGTCTGCGTGAGCGTGCGGGTGCAACGATGTCGAGTCGTCTTTCCACCATCCCCGCTGCATGGTGGGGCATGTGGACTGCACACTTCGGCATTGGCATCTTCATCATTGGCGTGACACTTGTCAGCAGCATCGATGCCAATCTCGACTTGCGCATGAAGGAGGGGGATCGTGCCGATTTTGCCGGTTACAGCTTCAACTTCAAGGGCGTGGAGCGCATTGCCGGACCCAACTACGACGCCTCGCGGGCAACGATCGAGCTGAGCAAGGACGGGAAGCTCGTAGACCTGCTGACGCCGGAGAAACGCGTGTATCGCGCCATGGGCATGCCGATGACCGAAGCCTCCCTCAATATCGGCCCCTTCCGCGATATCTATGCCTCGCTCGGCGAGCAGTTGCCGGAGGGTGACTGGATCGTGAGTCTGCACCGCAAGCCCTTCATCAGCTGGATCTGGGCGGGCTGCATCCTGATGGCACTCGGCGGCATTTTTGCCGCTGCAGATCGTCGTTACCGCCGTCTGGCCGAACGCAGCGCCCCCAAGGGTGCTGCGCAGCAAGCCATTTGA
- the ccmC gene encoding heme ABC transporter permease CcmC has protein sequence MNSSPRGPSLLRFAAPQNFYPLAGRLAPWFAAIAAVLTLVGLWLAFFVAPVDATQGNVYRVIFIHVPAAWMSMFIYLVMAFWSAVGLVMNTRLSFVMSQALAPTGAMFCFVALWTGALWGRPTWGAYWVWDARLTSQLLLLFLYFGFIALTRAIEDPRRGDRAGAIIALVGAVNVPVIYFSVKWWNTLHQGASVSLTKAPSMATTMLAGMLVLAFASWAYTLAVTLWRVRPMILERERHTEWVGAMLDREGGGK, from the coding sequence ATGAACTCAAGTCCGCGTGGTCCCAGCCTGCTCCGTTTTGCCGCTCCCCAGAATTTCTATCCTCTGGCCGGGCGTTTGGCGCCCTGGTTTGCGGCGATCGCCGCCGTGCTTACGCTGGTGGGATTGTGGCTGGCGTTTTTCGTGGCGCCGGTCGATGCGACCCAGGGTAACGTGTATCGCGTCATCTTCATCCACGTGCCGGCGGCATGGATGTCGATGTTCATCTACCTGGTGATGGCTTTCTGGTCCGCCGTGGGGCTGGTGATGAACACCCGGCTGTCTTTCGTCATGAGTCAGGCGCTGGCGCCGACCGGCGCGATGTTCTGTTTCGTGGCCTTGTGGACCGGTGCCTTGTGGGGGCGGCCGACCTGGGGTGCCTACTGGGTGTGGGATGCGCGCCTGACCTCGCAGCTGCTGCTGCTGTTCCTCTACTTCGGTTTCATCGCGCTGACCCGTGCCATTGAGGACCCGCGCCGCGGCGATCGTGCTGGCGCCATCATCGCGCTGGTCGGGGCTGTTAACGTCCCAGTCATCTACTTTTCGGTTAAATGGTGGAACACCCTGCATCAGGGCGCCTCGGTCAGCCTGACCAAGGCGCCGTCGATGGCCACCACCATGCTGGCCGGCATGCTGGTGCTGGCGTTTGCCTCCTGGGCCTACACCCTGGCGGTGACCCTGTGGCGGGTGCGGCCGATGATTCTGGAGCGCGAGCGCCACACCGAATGGGTGGGCGCGATGCTCGACCGTGAAGGAGGGGGCAAGTGA